One Fusarium poae strain DAOMC 252244 chromosome 4, whole genome shotgun sequence DNA window includes the following coding sequences:
- a CDS encoding hypothetical protein (TransMembrane:5 (o20-45i73-95o101-121i267-286o322-338i)~BUSCO:27247at5125), translating into MDGDPAVDPGLDSFSLTFPLPYRVGFIATLAVWGWGLNLHCLYLFNVDVPQLIRYPGRASPQHIPHHGSTYRLAIVLSALFALSISFFWLCTWGVAERVVAFGWMPLAYLAVLIAMFVVPLRNLPSGGRRRFLATLRRVSIGGLAEPQDGKFGDILLADVLTSYAKVFGDLFITLCMFFTAQGSSTQRPDRNCGGVVLVPFIMGVPSLIRFRQCLIEYFRVRRAPYKESTGWGGQHLANALKYSTAFPVLITSAWQRSVEDPESKAALHKAWLVAVVINSAYSFYWDVAKDWDMTLFSSRQDRESPTHPFGLRDRLVFRTPNLYYIVIAMDLMLRCTWSMKLSSRLDKFSDLEGGIFLIEFLEVFRRWVWIFLRVETEWLRNNSTGLGVDDILLGNYQGKDDEDD; encoded by the exons ATGGACGGTGATCCGGCTGTCGACCCAGGGCTTGACTCTTTCAGCTTGACGTTCCCTTTACCATACCGTGTTGGTTTTATCGCAACTCTAG CCGTTTGGGGGTGGGGATTGAACCTTCATTGCCTCTATCTATTCAACGTCGACGTTCCTCAGTTAATTCGATATCCCGGCCGAGCATCGCCGCAGCACATACCGCACCATGGCTCAACGTACCGTCTTGCGATTGTTCTCTCAGCTTTGTTTGCGCTGTCCATATCTTTCTTCTGGTTATGCACATGGGGTGTGGCTGAACGTGTGGTTGCGTTTGGCTGGATGCCGTTAGCATACCTTGCAGTTCTGATCGCAATGTTTGTTGTTCCATTGCGAAATCTTCCCAGTGGTGGGAGACGAAGGTTTCTAGCTACATTAAGGCGCGTGAGCATTGGAGGTCTTGCTGAGCCTCAAGATGGAAAATTTGGAGACATCCTTCTTGCTGATGTTCTCACATCGTACGCAAAAGTCTTTGGTGACCTCTTCATCACCCTATGCATGTTCTTCACGGCTCAGGGGTCATCTACGCAACGACCTGATCGCAATTGCGGGGGGGTAGTCCTCGTGCCCTTTATCATGGGAGTGCCGAGTTTGATACGATTCCGCCAGTGTTTGATCGAATATTTTCGTGTTCGACGGGCTCCGTATAAAGAGTCCACTGGATGGGGAGGCCAGCACCTGGCTAACGCGCTCAAATATTCAACGGCATTCCCAGTCTTAATCACCAGTGCTTGGCAAAGATCAGTTGAGGATCCCGAGTCTAAGGCAGCTCTCCACAaggcttggcttgttgcCGTCGTCATCAATTCGGCCTACTCCTTCTATTGGGACGTGGCCAAGGATTGGGATAtgactctcttctcttcgaGACAAGACCGAGAATCCCCTACTCATCCTTTTGGACTGCGAGATCGCTTGGTCTTCAGAACCCCTAATCTCTACTATATAGTTATTGCCATGGACCTGATGTTGAGATGCACGTGGTCGATGAAGCTCAGCAGTCGCTTGGACAAGTTCAGCGATCTAGAGGGTGGCATCTTTCTTATTGAGTTTCTGGAAGTTTTTCGTCGATGGGTATGGATATTCCTCCGTGTTGAGACAGAATGGTTAAGAAATAATTCAACTGGCCTTGGAGTTGACGACATTCTACTTGGAAATTATCAgggcaaagacgatgaagacgattGA